From Plasmodium yoelii strain 17X genome assembly, chromosome: 11, a single genomic window includes:
- a CDS encoding proliferating cell nuclear antigen 1, putative, which yields MLEAKLNNASILKKLFECIKDLVNDANIDADENGLKLQALDGNHVSLVSLHLVDSGFSHYRCDRERVLGVNIASLNKVFKLCGINESVVISSKDDEDNLNFVFENNKEDKVTNFSLKLMSIELDSLNIPDCDEGFDAEVELSSKELTNIFRNLSEFSDTVFIEIDSNSIKFTTKGLVGDAEVALKPRESTSEDDVGVTIKSKKKIKQSFAIKYLNLFSKSSILSDVVILGLSDSRPIEFKYEIKDTSPDSDALKVGFIKFFLAPKMDDDMDNKD from the coding sequence ATGTTGGAGGCAAAATTAAATAACGCatctattttaaaaaaactaTTCGAATGCATCAAGGATTTAGTGAATGATGCAAATATTGATGCTGATGAAAATGGATTAAAATTACAAGCATTAGATGGAAATCATGTATCTTTAGTTAGTTTGCATTTAGTGGATTCTGGCTTTTCTCACTACAGATGTGATCGTGAGAGAGTTTTAGGTGTCAATATCGCTTCACTAAATAAAGTTTTCAAATTGTGTGGTATTAACGAATCTGTAGTTATTTCCAGTAAAGATGATGAAGACAATCTTAATTTtgtatttgaaaataataaagaagatAAAGTAACTAACttttcattaaaattaatgtCCATTGAACTTGATTCATTAAACATTCCAGACTGTGATGAAGGATTTGATGCAGAAGTCGAATTAAGCAGTAAAGAGCTAACTAACATTTTTAGGAACTTATCAGAGTTTTCAGATACTGTATTTATTGAAATAGATTCAAATAGCATTAAATTTACGACAAAGGGTTTAGTAGGAGATGCAGAAGTTGCATTAAAACCAAGAGAATCAACAAGTGAAGATGACGTTGGTGTTACAATTaaatccaaaaaaaaaattaaacaatCTTTTGCTATAAAATACTTAAACTTATTTTCCAAATCTTCTATCCTATCTGATGTAGTTATCCTAGGCTTAAGTGACAGTCGACCAATTGAAtttaaatatgaaataaaagataCATCACCAGATTCCGATGCTTTAAAAGTTGGattcattaaatttttcttAGCTCCTAAAATGGATGATGATATGG